One window of the Pieris brassicae chromosome Z, ilPieBrab1.1, whole genome shotgun sequence genome contains the following:
- the LOC123718743 gene encoding uncharacterized protein LOC123718743, whose amino-acid sequence MEQNSLSTPTVFNGSASLPKLIKQNDIKSKDFGNDIDVMYLERLKAVHEKIKSCISCSQHECPFIKERINKHFTKHHTPANEGFQLQDGPAKVYRNPARNDIASKNEYRKLLRSTVIEWSKIIPVYPNQIFEFKKQNLLNLLVENINDLLKNINDEDYQFKLENIINSFLNSLPGFGKDKLLNDRLKENLLDRIYNLNNDHTNEKKDKAVETTDGLAENKNSEREHEDNSVKEIKIEKPEVKEVATCTLINDLLNKQNNATNTVIEYYNEVIGPEIFLNNKTKNVMNVQVSTSFNAHENMSYEKKTLFSQKVKEWMRFLMDNENYNFINNNVDKTFVVNILWDDLNEYLVGKTRKDKMVLKKKISMVLGQMPLSTAILEPRYKYEIENDLCNRLLCMDSDFTQTFSYVDKRKIQNIVDESLKALDLNVDNNTFNEIITIVLENLYEKTNNKLIKEELFSTINTLTKLTLGDCFDLVNTIVESVKSMQDNLDYNEHGTMTANSFGSTAFSGTLTIFASEQEMSNPTNHGKSIVNFNEVPKLSSYEITYVNKIVETINLWLDTLPKEFKSDEKREENIKYLAREIYDEIRLDDVGDESERDKFKAFIIRKWLNRFDFFERPHEAKSYIEDLVLDINDIPKVYLNEPKKGKIVVCCGSKIEPECAMKNLILKYIEYNDEEDSSDTRGIFATLLKSELPNLCIPSRKEVYDSLERNLQISTFKKLDKELFYIMLITDCMQDVPLSDSFTNKRRNELVTELAEHIYLVEESLLEDTIENLVNNFVSELPISILPDYKENFDVIVEDILYKIKNTTQARSCCNFAASDQVHTAINATNLGDYIESFIRDNYVTLTENETVLEVCSFRLLKEVNDLIVEDPAAFNTTEVYKRLGDDSLIPDQERRFSAELKYAREVSDWLHNLPLLPVINEEDSAIRNRKIIELIHKLQEYSNLMKQEPNDAMAKTNFSNYLERWLINFSLDSRKDIKMPLVIQQLLHRVERINKNEREMLKQANIVCKAPVPCCSHGKSKEKKPDPARVIVESIEKWCRDLPIDGETEDVNIIKDTVATKLYQKLGDINNSSMHNDESYRDALGHEIDSLIDTLPTNENLLNKKSFLKNKLLQIIMDNKKLLNQKLSGSQYKQRLENKIAMSLSNPVIRTQSEDPEFEIYKDLLATMFILDNFDYSNNNKLKYEKQIREQIDKYHQSALRRNPMSMAKEQMFVELYSALFQVPVPSDDSVSEEVEEIKTRCEIEIWFNKMPLTETKNASDALQRHKIISMLAKRLHQIENSEASPDEKIQKEILKWLRKLPLLPGKEAYIDQYASELRGKLKSTFAMRKCVSQVNITKLIEKVNSRTLIPHREGQTQTPLPNCCQVRPPDTKNATDKIIDFVEDWCRGLSIPARTQTEIDNVKAFKDNMVIKIIMKISQLNMNPELFNDDNNYKNALDEELDSLLATLPSCCDIVENKESKKKELIDAINEIKSLIVEENSRYKYKHDLKNVVNNVLETSNSPDSKSEIVNDIVDNFIFFHYCKDDIDGKQTYKIMITEDVKKCIAGTNESVFKSNKLVCELSKVPDPGDKIIADEVEEIRMKSEVKKFLNELPIREEKEPLRSQIKAPLARRLSDLEKSGHTNETEQKMKEEIKKCLKKIDESVDALQIDLFIEKLRNNEAERKSHSNVVFTTPPAYTHENKTNDNRSLIPISHADENRYKTIPQSSNTVDRHSGLDQDEETQSYLSEFEAGIRVESTPKENVNYEVFGRSTYSKQPKGTQNGNQVKKNNRNPKKEALKPIEKYNRYQISSDRIPDCNYERQMIEIKPCKRVQKSESCLKKLELICECNKQNFECGCQQRKI is encoded by the exons ATGGAGCAAAATTCGTTGTCGACGCCCACTGTTTTTAATg GGTCAGCAAGTCTGCCtaaacttataaaacaaaacgatatAAAAAGCAAGGATTTTGGCAACGATATTGATGTTATGTACTTGGAGAGGCTGAAGGCTGTACACGAGAAGATAAAATCTTGCATA TCCTGCAGCCAACACGAGTGTCCCTTTATAAAGGAAAGAATTAACAAGCATTTTACTAAGCATCATACGCCCGCCAATGAAGGATTTCAATTACAA GATGGACCTGCAAAGGTATACAGGAATCCGGCAAGAAATGACATCGCCTCCAAAAatgaatatagaaaattacTTCGGAGTACTGTCATTGAATGGTCGAAAATAATACCTGTTTACCCGAATCAAATAttcgaatttaaaaaacaaaatttactaAATCTACTAGTAGAAAACATAAATGAtttgcttaaaaatataaatgatgaaGACTACCAATTTAAActcgaaaatataattaatagttttctTAACTCATTGCCAGGGTTTGGAAAGGATAAATTACTCAATGACAGACTTAAAGAAAATCTTTTAGATCGCATTTACAATCTCAACAATGATCATACTAATGAGAAAAAGGACAAGGCTGTTGAAACCACTGATGGATTAgctgaaaacaaaaatagtgaACGAGAACATGAAGACAATTctgtaaaagaaattaaaattgaaaagcCCGAGGTTAAAGAAGTTGCAActtgtactttaataaatgatttactaaataaacaaaataatgcaACGAATACAGTAATTGAATACTATAATGAGGTGATTGgtcctgaaatatttttaaataataaaactaaaaacgtAATGAATGTACAAGTATCAACAAGCTTTAATGCGCATGAAAATATGTCTTACGAAAAGAAGACATTGTTCAGTCAAAAGGTCAAGGAATGGATGAGATTTTTAATGGATAACGAGAActacaatttcattaataataatgtagatAAAACATTTGTTGTTAACATTCTGTGGGATGATTTGAATGAATATTTAGTTGGTAAAACTAGGAAAGataaaatggttttaaaaaagaaGATATCAATGGTACTGGGTCAAATGCCCTTAAGTACAGCTATATTGGAGCCACgctataaatatgaaatagaaAATGATCTGTGCAATAGACTACTTTGTATGGATTCAGACTTTACACAAACCTTTTCATATGTTGATAAAaggaaaattcaaaatattgttgATGAATCTCTCAAAGCTTTAGATTTAAATGTAGATAATAAcacttttaatgaaataataactattgtaTTGGAAAATCTTTacgaaaaaacaaataacaaactgATTAAAGAAGAACTATTCTCAACTATAAATACTCTAACGAAATTAACGTTAGGAGACTGTTTTGACTTAGTCAACACTATAGTGGAGAGTGTAAAGTCTATGCAGGACAACTTAGATTACAATGAGCATGGAACAATGACTGCTAACAGTTTTGGGTCAACTGCTTTCTCAGGAACTCTAACTATCTTTGCGTCTGAACAAGAGATGAGTAATCCTACAAATCACGGCAAatctattgttaattttaatgaagttCCGAAACTTAGCTCCTATGAAATAACTTACGTCAATAAAATAGTTGAGACTATTAATCTGTGGCTGGATACCTTACCGAAGGAATTTAAATCTGATGAGAAGAgagaagaaaatattaaatatttggctAGAGAAATTTATGACGAAATTAGACTTGATGATGTAGGTGATGAAAGTGAGAGAGATAAGTTCAAGGCGTTTATTATTCGTAAATGGTTAAACAGATTTGATTTCTTTGAAAGACCACATGAAGCAAAATCGTACATTGAAGATTTAGTTCTTGATATAAATGATATAcctaaagtatatttaaatgaaccGAAAAAGGGAAAGATAGTTGTATGTTGTGGCTCAAAAATCGAACCGGAATGTGCAatgaaaaatcttattttaaagtacattGAATACAATGATGAAGAAGACAGCTCTGATACCAGGGGTATTTTCGCAACGTTACTAAAGTCGGAACTCCCAAATTTATGTATTCCCTCAAGAAAAGAAGTCTATGATAGTTTAGAAAGGAATTTGCAAATCTCAACATTTAAGAAATTGGATAAAGAATTGTTCTATATTATGCTTATAACAGACTGCATGCAAGATGTTCCCTTAAGCGActcttttacaaataaaaggCGCAATGAACTTGTGACCGAGCTTGCTGAGCATATTTATCTGGTAGAAGAAAGTCTATTAGAAGATACCATAGAAAATTTAGTTAACAATTTTGTAAGTGAACTGCCGATTTCTATTTTGCCAGATTACAAAGAGAATTTCGACGTAATTGTCGAggatatactatataaaattaagaatactACACAGGCACGTTCCTGTTGTAACTTTGCAGCATCAGACCAAGTACATACAGCCATTAATGCTACAAATTTGGGTGATTATATCGAATCGTTTATACGTGACAATTATGTAACATTAACAGAAAATGAAACCGTTTTAGAAGTGTGTTCATTCCGATTATTAAAAGAAGTAAATGATTTGATAGTTGAAGATCCAGCTGCATTTAATACTACAGAAGTTTATAAAAGACTAGGAGATGATTCTTTAATTCCTGATCAAGAACGCCGCTTCAGTGCTGAATTGAAATATGCTAGAGAAGTGTCTGACTGGTTACATAATCTGCCGTTATTACCTGTTATAAATGAGGAAGATTCCGCGATTAGaaacagaaaaataattgaattaatacataaattgcaagagtacagtaatttaatgaaacaagAGCCTAATGATGCAATGGCAAAAACAAATTTCTCAAACTATTTGGAGAGATGGTtgataaatttttctttagaCTCTCGAAAGGATATTAAAATGCCCTTGGTGATTCAACAGTTACTGCATAGAGttgaaagaataaataaaaatgagagAGAGATGCTAAAACAAGCAAATATAGTTTGTAAGGCACCCGTACCATGCTGTAGTCACGGTAAAAGTAAGGAAAAGAAACCAGATCCGGCAAGAGTTATCGTTGAGTCGATTGAAAAGTGGTGCAGAGATTTACCAATTGACGGTGAAACGGAAGATGTTAATATCATCAAAGATACTGTAGCCACAAAGCTTTATCAGAAATTAGgcgatataaataatagttctATGCATAATGACGAATCGTATAGAGATGCTTTAGGACATGAAATAGATAGCTTGATAGATACTCTACCGACAAACGAGaatctattaaacaaaaagagcttcttgaaaaacaaattgttacaaataattatggaTAACAAGAAACTATTGAACCAAAAGCTATCAGGCAGTCAATACAAACAACGGCTCGAAAATAAAATAGCGATGTCCCTCTCCAATCCAGTAATAAGGACACAATCCGAAGATCCTGAATTTGAGATATATAAAGATCTTCTAGCAACAATGTTTATTCTTGACAACTTTGattacagtaataataataaattaaaatatgaaaaacaaattCGTGAACAAATTGATAAATACCACCAGAGTGCCTTAAGGCGAAACCCAATGTCTATGGCCAAAGAACAAATGTTTGTTGAATTATATAGCGCCTTATTTCAAGTTCCAGTCCCCAGTGATGACTCCGTATCTGAAGAagtagaagaaataaagacTCGATGTGAAATAGAAATATGGTTCAATAAAATGCCGTTAACAGAAACCAAGAACGCATCAGATGCACTGCAAAGACATAAGATAATTTCTATGTTAGCAAAAAGATTGCATCAAATAGAGAATAGTGAAGCAAGCCCAGACGAGAAAATCCAGAAGGAAATATTGAAGTGGCTGCGAAAGTTACCGTTACTCCCTGGAAAGGAGGCTTACATCGACCAATATGCCAGCGAATTAAGAGGAAAATTAAAATCGACATTTGCCATGAGAAAGTGTGTCTCTCAAGTAAACATTACGAAGCTTATAGAGAAAGTTAACTCTCGAACACTTATTCCTCATCGTGAAGGTCAAACTCAAACTCCATTGCCTAATTGTTGTCAGGTACGCCCTCCAGATACAAAGAATGCAACCGATAAAATTATTGACTTTGTTGAAGATTGGTGCAGAGGTTTATCCATTCCCGCCAGAACTCAGACAGAAATAGATAATGTCAAAGCATTTAAAGATAATatggttattaaaattattatgaaaattagtCAACTTAACATGAATCCGGAATTATTTAATgacgataataattataagaacgCACTTGATGAAGAACTAGACAGTCTATTAGCAACACTCCCATCGTGCTGTGATATTGTTGAAAACAAAGAGAGTAAAAAGAAAGAATTGATAGAcgcaattaatgaaataaaatctttgattGTTGAAGAAAATTCAcgctataaatataaacatgatCTCAAAAATgtagtaaataatgttttggaGACTTCAAATAGTCCAGACTCAAAATCGGAAATAGTGAATGATAttgttgataattttatattttttcactaTTGTAAGGATGACATAGATGGAAAACAAACGTACAAGATAATGATCACTGAGGATGTCAAGAAATGTATTGCTGGAACCAATGAGTCTGTGTTCAAGAGTAATAAACTTGTTTGTGAATTATCAAAAGTTCCCGATCCAGGAGATAAAATTATCGCAGATGAAGTTGAAGAAATACGAATGAAGTCCGAagtaaagaagtttttaaatgaacTACCCATTAGGGAAGAAAAGGAACCATTAAGGTCTCAAATTAAAGCACCATTAGCCAGGCGATTAAGTGACTTGGAAAAATCTGGCCACACAAATGAAACAGAACAAAAAATGAAGGAGGAAATCAAAAAATGCCTTAAGAAAATAGATGAAAGTGTTGATGCATTACAGATAGATCTTTTTATTGAGAAGCTTAGAAACAATGAAGCAGAACGTAAATCACATTCAAATGTTGTATTCACAACACCACCGGCGTACACACATGAGAATAAAACTAATGACAATCGATCTTTAATACCAATATCACACGCTGAtgaaaacagatacaaaacaATACCTCAGTCTAGTAATACCGTAGACAGGCACTCAGGCTTAGATCAAGATGAAGAAACACAAAGCTATCTGTCAGAATTTGAAGCGGGAATTCGGGTGGAGTCTACACCTAAAGAAAATGTGAACTATGAAGTATTTGGTAGAAGTACATACTCAAAACAACCAAAAGGAACGCAGAATGGAAATcaagtgaaaaaaaataatcgtaATCCTAAAAAAGAAGCACTCAAAccaatagaaaaatacaatagATACCAAATTTCTAGTGACAGAATACCTGATTGCAATTATGAACGGCAAATGATTGAAATAAAACCGTGTAAAAGAGTGCAGAAGTCCGAGTCGTGTCTTAAAAAGCTTGAGTTGATTTGCGAATgcaacaaacaaaattttgaaTGTGGTTGtcaacaaagaaaaatataa